ACCGGCTCGTCCGCTCCGCGCGCGGCCTCGGCCTGCCCGACCCGGACCTGGACGAGGTGCGCCGCGCCTGCGCCGCCGTCGTCGAGGCCAACCCGGTCGCGCTCGGCCGGCTCCGCGTCACGTACACCGGCGGTGTCTCACCGCTCGGCTCCGACCGCGGCGACGCGGGCCCCAGCCTCTTCGTCGCCCTCGGCGAGGTCGCGCACCGCCCCGACACGACCGCCGTCGTCACCGTCCCCTGGACCCGCAACGAGCGCGGCGCGCTCACCGGCCTCAAGACCACGTCGTACGCGGAGAACGTCGTCGCCCTCGCCCACGCCCACCGGCAGGGCGCGTCCGAGGCGCTGTTCGCCAACACGGTCGGGCAGCTCTGCGAGGGCACCGGCTCCAACGTCTTCGTCGTCGTCGACGGCCGGGTCCACACCCCGCCGCT
This genomic window from Streptomyces thermolilacinus SPC6 contains:
- a CDS encoding aminotransferase class IV yields the protein MKLWVNGELRDADAATISVLDHGLTVGDGVFETLKTVDGKPFALDLHLDRLVRSARGLGLPDPDLDEVRRACAAVVEANPVALGRLRVTYTGGVSPLGSDRGDAGPSLFVALGEVAHRPDTTAVVTVPWTRNERGALTGLKTTSYAENVVALAHAHRQGASEALFANTVGQLCEGTGSNVFVVVDGRVHTPPLASGCLAGITRHLAIEWTGAQETDLPMDVLRTADEIFLTSTLRDVQAVHRVDDRELTPAPGPVTAKAMRVFAERAALM